From a single Mus caroli chromosome X, CAROLI_EIJ_v1.1, whole genome shotgun sequence genomic region:
- the LOC110286981 gene encoding histone H2A-like 1, producing MARKMQRRRRQKRTCSQRGELTVSLVDRFLREENHSRRLSSSALVLLKSVLEYVTSNILELAGEVAHSTGRKCIAPEDVHLVVQSNEQLHQLFKPGGTSVNEPPEPDDN from the coding sequence ATGGCCAGGAAAATGCAAAGgcgaagaagacagaaaagaaccTGCTCCCAGAGAGGTGAGCTTACTGTTAGCCTTGTAGATCGTTTCCTACGAGAGGAAAATCATTCCAGACGCCTGAGCTCTTCTGCACTTGTACTCCTCAAGAGTGTGCTCGAGTACGTAACATCGAACATCCTTGAACTGGCTGGTGAGGTGGCCCACAGCACTGGCAGGAAGTGCATAGCTCCAGAGGATGTACATCTGGTGGTACAGAGCAACGAACAGCTCCACCAACTCTTCAAACCAGGTGGCACATCAGTGAATGAGCCACCAGAACCTGATGACAACTGA